A single genomic interval of Mucilaginibacter robiniae harbors:
- the tamL gene encoding translocation and assembly module lipoprotein TamL, producing the protein MKAYLGTTLNGLTILSILFLLLVSSCSLTRRLDDNQALVRKLKLQNVDKEFSEQALTYVDRQQQPNNWINLQLYLTFNKKGKNNIGEPPSILDSNLVEYSRMQIEHFLRNKGYLKARVSSDIQIRKKKAKLTFTADEGPLFRIRSIQDSIGDSNVRLLYRINRPRFSHVQPGGRFDTDSLAYDRDEFYQIMKRNGYYDFYRQYINYNYDSTFNNKVVDIKTVIDNPDGKAHHPTYKINNTLITISNSAGRSTGKADTIQVDSQFRFVDYSHKFHPESVTRYVFQRKGDLYNIDQQSLTTSRLSELNVFRNVPNPVYIKLPDSVNRKLDSRIDIIPLKRMSDRVEAEFLFNSGRYGYNLGNTFTDRNIFKRAEVLQIKLNWSVLFDNANTATAGSIENQDFKIGANLVYPRIIAPFNVPTLGKYGVPHTTFSSSLQLFYQKGLVERRSFINSLTYDWVETARKQHTLTPISIEFSNGTIDPIAKSTLLSQNRYSYIYLIGRTVYTASSQYTFQLNANKLNTLGNFTYFRGFIDVGGNTLSLISKVLNTKRDTAGQRTLFGYAFAQYAKAEVDLRFYRYLGGNERQFIFRINPGIGIPYGNSNQLIFEKNYYAGGANDIRAWLPRTLGPGQFNRAVYPDSTTRNRLKYLDQFGEIKIIGNAEYRYKLADNFFGTKLKGATFVDFGNVWRLHETSDNPGGQFRFDKLFQSTAIGIGTGLRFDLSYFIFRFDAAFKLKDPQFSGADQWVLIKHFDELFHTGSFKNTYEDSHNETYRFMQLNFGIGLPF; encoded by the coding sequence TTGAAAGCATACCTGGGTACTACGTTAAATGGCCTTACAATATTAAGTATTCTTTTCCTCTTACTGGTAAGCAGTTGTAGCTTAACACGCCGGCTGGATGATAACCAGGCACTGGTGCGCAAGTTAAAATTGCAGAATGTAGACAAAGAATTTTCTGAACAAGCTTTAACCTATGTTGATCGTCAGCAGCAACCTAACAACTGGATCAACCTGCAATTATATCTCACTTTCAATAAAAAAGGCAAGAATAACATTGGCGAACCACCATCCATTTTAGATAGTAACCTGGTAGAATATTCACGTATGCAGATAGAGCACTTTCTGCGTAACAAAGGTTATTTAAAGGCAAGAGTAAGCAGTGATATACAAATACGAAAGAAAAAAGCTAAGCTAACCTTTACAGCTGATGAAGGTCCGCTTTTTAGAATAAGAAGTATTCAGGATAGCATAGGCGACTCCAATGTGCGATTGTTGTACCGCATTAACCGACCACGTTTTTCACACGTACAGCCTGGTGGCCGTTTTGATACCGACAGCTTGGCTTACGACCGTGATGAGTTTTATCAAATCATGAAACGTAACGGGTACTATGATTTTTATCGTCAATACATTAACTATAACTATGATTCTACCTTTAACAATAAAGTAGTAGATATCAAGACAGTTATCGATAACCCAGACGGTAAGGCACATCATCCTACTTACAAAATCAACAACACACTGATTACTATATCTAATAGCGCTGGGCGTAGCACAGGTAAAGCAGATACTATACAGGTTGATTCACAATTTCGTTTTGTTGATTACTCCCATAAATTTCATCCTGAATCGGTTACGCGTTATGTGTTTCAGAGAAAAGGAGACCTTTATAATATTGATCAGCAATCATTAACTACATCGCGCTTATCGGAACTCAATGTATTCCGTAACGTACCCAATCCTGTATATATTAAGTTGCCCGATAGTGTAAATCGGAAACTGGACAGCCGTATTGATATTATTCCATTAAAGCGAATGTCTGATCGGGTAGAAGCAGAGTTTCTGTTTAACAGTGGTCGGTATGGTTATAACTTGGGTAACACTTTTACTGATCGTAATATTTTTAAACGGGCAGAGGTATTACAAATTAAGTTAAACTGGAGCGTATTATTTGATAATGCCAATACAGCTACAGCAGGCAGTATCGAAAATCAAGATTTTAAGATAGGAGCTAACTTAGTATATCCGCGCATTATTGCACCTTTTAATGTACCTACTTTAGGCAAATATGGTGTTCCGCATACTACTTTTTCATCCAGTTTGCAGCTATTTTATCAAAAAGGCTTGGTAGAACGCCGCAGTTTTATCAATTCATTAACGTATGATTGGGTGGAAACAGCTCGTAAACAGCATACACTTACGCCAATAAGTATCGAGTTTTCTAACGGAACTATTGATCCAATAGCTAAATCTACATTACTCAGCCAAAATCGTTACTCTTATATCTACCTGATTGGCCGAACCGTATATACGGCAAGTAGCCAATATACTTTTCAGTTGAATGCCAATAAGCTAAACACTTTAGGTAACTTTACTTATTTCAGAGGCTTTATAGATGTTGGTGGTAATACCTTAAGTTTGATTAGTAAAGTTTTAAATACTAAGCGAGATACAGCAGGTCAGCGTACGCTATTTGGATATGCCTTTGCACAATATGCCAAGGCTGAAGTCGATCTACGTTTTTACCGTTACTTAGGTGGAAATGAGCGACAGTTTATATTCCGTATAAACCCAGGTATAGGCATACCTTACGGTAATAGCAATCAGCTAATTTTTGAAAAGAATTATTATGCAGGTGGGGCTAATGATATTCGTGCTTGGTTACCGCGAACCTTAGGTCCCGGACAATTTAATCGGGCTGTATATCCTGATAGCACAACACGCAACCGTTTAAAGTATCTGGATCAGTTTGGTGAAATTAAAATTATTGGTAATGCTGAATACCGGTATAAACTGGCTGATAACTTTTTTGGCACTAAGCTAAAAGGTGCCACTTTCGTTGATTTTGGTAACGTATGGCGTTTGCACGAAACCAGTGACAATCCAGGCGGGCAGTTCCGGTTTGATAAGCTGTTTCAATCTACAGCTATTGGTATTGGTACAGGATTACGGTTTGATTTAAGTTACTTTATTTTCAGGTTTGATGCAGCCTTTAAGCTAAAAGACCCACAATTTAGTGGTGCCGACCAGTGGGTGCTAATAAAGCATTTTGATGAACTCTTCCACACCGGAAGTTTTAAAAACACTTACGAAGACAGTCATAATGAAACTTATCGATTTATGCAGCTCAATTTTGGTATAGGTTTACCTTTTTAA
- a CDS encoding TrmH family RNA methyltransferase yields the protein MLSKSQISLIKSLQHKKFRREHQLFVVEGYKSVAEFITSPYSIQTLFYTPAIAAKLPKIPKKLNFQEITVAELEKITGLTTPQDALALVQVPDYTPVVLENIKQKFTLVLDGIQDPGNLGTIIRTADWFGIENIICSTDTVDAYNPKVVQATMGSLARVKVHYTTLTDLLTTLPLPIYGALLNGKNIYTTNFGEEGLIVMGNEGNGLRPDIEQLISEAITIPRVGNAESLNVGIATALFCSELNRKRYK from the coding sequence ATGCTTTCAAAATCTCAGATCAGTTTAATTAAATCCTTACAACATAAAAAGTTTCGCCGCGAACACCAGCTTTTTGTAGTTGAGGGTTATAAATCGGTTGCCGAATTCATCACATCACCATATTCTATTCAAACCCTTTTTTATACACCAGCTATAGCGGCTAAATTGCCTAAAATACCAAAGAAACTAAATTTTCAGGAAATTACAGTAGCTGAATTAGAAAAAATCACTGGCCTCACCACACCTCAAGATGCATTAGCCTTAGTGCAAGTACCTGATTACACACCTGTTGTATTAGAGAATATTAAACAAAAGTTCACCTTAGTACTGGATGGTATACAAGACCCTGGAAACTTAGGCACCATCATCCGTACAGCAGATTGGTTTGGTATTGAAAACATCATCTGCTCTACCGATACTGTTGATGCTTACAACCCTAAAGTAGTGCAGGCTACTATGGGCTCGTTGGCACGTGTTAAAGTGCATTATACCACTTTGACAGATTTGTTGACCACATTGCCACTTCCAATTTATGGTGCATTACTGAATGGTAAAAATATTTATACTACAAATTTTGGCGAAGAAGGGCTAATTGTAATGGGCAACGAAGGCAATGGATTGCGACCTGATATTGAACAACTTATTAGCGAAGCTATCACAATTCCGCGTGTGGGAAACGCGGAATCTTTAAATGTGGGGATCGCTACAGCGCTATTTTGTTCAGAACTTAACAGAAAAAGGTACAAATAA
- a CDS encoding spore protein — MGVTRLKRKDRRNKTVSRLEVQHLKLATNLEPGSRSKESKNSQIAKNNEVLANLTK; from the coding sequence ATGGGCGTTACACGTTTAAAAAGAAAAGACAGAAGAAACAAAACTGTTTCTCGTTTAGAAGTACAACACTTAAAACTGGCTACTAACCTGGAACCAGGCAGCCGCTCAAAAGAATCTAAAAATAGCCAAATTGCTAAAAACAACGAAGTTTTAGCTAATTTGACCAAGTAA
- a CDS encoding quinone-dependent dihydroorotate dehydrogenase, whose product MYSLIKPILFKFDPEKVHHFVTAGLKLANHVPGATALTRTAWNVEDKRLTREVFGLKFKNPVGLAAGFDKNGELIAEMANLGFGFVEVGTVTPLPQPGNPKPRMFRLPTDGALINRMGFNNQGAEVLAARIKAYRKTQQSEQQGIMIGGNIGKNKNTSNEDAVNDYIKCFDCLFDVVDYFVVNVSSPNTPGLRALQEKEPLMHILNTLQQRNNKNGKSRPILLKIAPDLTNEQLDDIVDIVLQTGIAGLIATNTTINRESLQTNGSVVTETGGLSGKPLTTRSTEVIRYLNQKSNGAFPIIGVGGVHSPEDALEKLQAGAALIQLYTGFIYEGPGLIGRINKKILSV is encoded by the coding sequence ATGTATTCTTTAATAAAGCCTATACTATTCAAGTTTGATCCTGAGAAAGTTCATCATTTCGTTACTGCCGGCTTAAAGCTAGCTAATCATGTTCCCGGTGCTACTGCACTAACCAGAACTGCTTGGAATGTTGAAGATAAGAGATTAACTCGCGAGGTATTTGGATTAAAATTCAAAAACCCGGTAGGGTTAGCTGCTGGCTTTGATAAAAATGGTGAACTGATAGCTGAAATGGCTAACTTAGGTTTTGGCTTTGTGGAAGTAGGAACAGTGACGCCTTTACCTCAACCTGGTAATCCTAAGCCTCGCATGTTCCGGTTGCCTACTGATGGAGCTTTGATTAATCGGATGGGATTTAACAATCAGGGGGCTGAAGTATTAGCTGCACGTATTAAAGCTTATCGTAAAACCCAACAATCGGAGCAGCAAGGAATAATGATAGGTGGTAATATTGGTAAAAATAAGAATACGTCTAATGAAGATGCCGTAAACGACTACATTAAATGTTTTGATTGCTTATTTGATGTGGTAGATTACTTTGTAGTAAACGTTAGTTCGCCTAATACGCCCGGCTTAAGAGCGTTGCAGGAAAAGGAACCACTCATGCACATCTTGAATACACTGCAACAGCGAAATAATAAGAATGGCAAAAGCAGACCTATATTATTGAAGATAGCACCAGATTTGACCAATGAGCAGTTAGATGATATTGTTGATATTGTGCTGCAAACCGGAATAGCTGGCCTGATTGCTACTAATACTACAATAAACCGCGAAAGTTTGCAAACCAACGGGAGTGTAGTTACTGAAACCGGAGGATTAAGTGGCAAGCCTTTAACCACTCGTTCTACAGAAGTAATCAGATACCTTAATCAAAAATCAAATGGAGCTTTTCCGATTATTGGAGTAGGTGGCGTACACTCTCCTGAAGATGCCTTAGAGAAATTACAAGCTGGAGCTGCGCTTATACAACTATACACCGGCTTTATTTATGAGGGACCAGGGCTAATTGGTCGCATCAATAAAAAAATCCTGTCAGTATAA